Proteins encoded in a region of the Streptomyces sp. NBC_00258 genome:
- a CDS encoding ubiquitin-like small modifier protein 1, with translation MSVNVRIPTILRTYTGGKAEVAAEGATLGEVISDLEKNHTGIAARVLDDQGQLRRFVNVYVNDDDVRFEQGLETATPDGAGVSIIPAVAGG, from the coding sequence ATGAGCGTCAACGTTCGTATCCCCACCATTCTGCGTACCTACACGGGCGGCAAGGCCGAGGTCGCTGCCGAGGGGGCGACTCTTGGTGAGGTCATCTCCGATCTGGAGAAGAACCACACCGGGATCGCCGCCCGGGTCCTGGACGACCAGGGGCAGCTGCGGCGGTTCGTCAACGTGTACGTGAACGACGACGACGTCCGCTTCGAGCAGGGGCTGGAGACGGCGACGCCCGACGGGGCCGGGGTGTCGATCATTCCCGCCGTCGCCGGCGGCTGA